A segment of the Odoribacter splanchnicus DSM 20712 genome:
ATGTCTATATGTTGCAAGCCACAGAGATGATGGAGAAATCGCATTACGACAGGAAATATGACAATTTGCGTGCAAACTGCAACGATTTGCTTATCTGCTACGAGCGTGATAAAAGATACGGGGAAGCCCTTCAAGTACTTGATAAACTTGAGAAATACTTGTATGCCAAAACTCCAGGCGAGGCTGAAATGGAAGGACTCTATGAGCAAGAAAAATGCAAATGGCTTGCCCATCGTGCTGTCGTATGTTCCAAATTAGGGAAAGAAAAAGAAGCGAATGAGGCATATTCTGAATTTCAGAAGATGGGGCGTATCAATCGCCGGTACGCCTACTTGGTTGTGCCTTATCTCTTTGACTTGCATCGTTATGATGAAATCGTGGATATGTGCAAGCAACGTGAAACAGAGATGATGCATAAGAAAGATACTATCAACCTCTACATGTCTTCCACCTTAAAATTCTACGGCATGGCATATCAGGGATTGGAACAATATGACAAGGCGGCAAGCTATTTTGAGCGACTAAGCGTATTGCGGGACAGCCTGCGTGTAAGGGAGTTGCGCAGTTCCTCACAAGAGTTGTCCATCATCTACGATGTCAAAGACAAGGAGGCTCAAATCACTCACCAACGTTGGGAGCTTGTGATAGCCATCTGCATCTTGATTGCTTTAGCTATCATTGGTTGCGTGCTGGGATATAACAACCGCATCATCAGAAAGAAGAACATTTCTTTGGTTGCCAACGTGAAAGAGGCGATGAGATATAAGGAAGAGCTTGAGAAGTTAAACCGTAGTACTCTGTCCGAAAATATTGCATGGAATGACGATGAGGATCCAGACTTACTGCTGTTCGAGCAAATCAAAGTAAAAATCATTGATCAGAAATTCTTCCTCGACAACACTTTCTCCCGCAAGGCGCTCATGGGCGAATTCAATATTCCTGCTAACAAGTTCGCCGGCTTGTTCCGTCAGTTCACAGGTAAAAGTTTCAGCGAATATATCAACGATTTGCGCATCGAATATGTAGCGGAACTTTTGCTTTCGGGTAAATACGCCAGTGTAGAAGAACTATTGAAAGAATGCACTTTCATCTCCTCCACCTCGCTGTACCGTCTCTTTACAAAGAAATACGGCATGACTCCACAAAAGTTCTTGCGGAATGCACGGTTATGTTAAGCAGAAGAAAAAAGTAAGTAAAACAACGGTTGCTGTTTTTTGCTGAAAAATTAAAAGTTAAACAATAGAACCGGCAAAAGCTGGTTCGAAAACACTAAAGAGGTCATTGAAATGTTGTCAAAAACGAATGGTTAAGCATGAAGAAATGTACTGAAAAAAGAGTGCTAACCTGCTGATAATAAAGGTGGAAAGTATTGCATAATTCGTTGATTTTTAGTAAATTAGAAGTCTCCCAACTCTTCTGATTATGACTAAAGAAACACTCCTTATGCAATACCAATCCGAGTGCCTATCGGCTCTCAAATCAGTCGTGAATATACACAAACCTTTTGAAAAAACGTTCATGGATGCAATGAAATTATTCATGGCCATCCCTGATCGTATAAACTTCCTCCAATTGGGTAGGTATGGACGTTTTTCGGAACAGACCTACCGTAACCTTTTTGAGCATGAAACTTTCGACTGGTTTGCGTTCAACGGCTCTATCATCAGCAAGCATCTCACAGGTAAAAGAAAAGCCATCGCCATCGATCCTTCCTATATCCCCAAATCAGGCAAGAAGACACCTTGGATAGGTTACTTCTGGTCTGGTTGTGCAGGAGAGTACAAGCGTGGATTGGAAATCATGGGCATCGGTGTCATAGACATCGACAACCATGAATGCATGACTTTAGGTTCCATTCAGACACCGGATTGTAAAACCTTGGATAATATGGACAAGAACCTCGTTGACTGGTACAGCAGCTATCTTATCAGTAGAAAAGACAAGATACAGAGCATATCAAGAACGGTGGTTGCAGACGCATTCTTTTCCAAGGAAACATTCATAACGCCTATGTGTGAGAACGATTTCCATGTCATCAGCCGCTTTCGGAATGACGTAATCCTGTACTATCCGACATTGGAACAGAAAACAGGAAAACGTGGCCATCCAAAGTGGTTTGACGGAAGAATCGACTTTGCCAATCTGGATCTGACCCGGTGCAAGGAATACGAGGTGAACAAAGGAAAGCTATACGGATTGAGGGTATATGCAAAAGCTCTCAAAAGGTATGTTTCCTTAGCCATCTGGTATCCGATGGACGGGAGGACAGACAAGTGGCAGCTTTACTTCTCTACAGACGATTCGATGGATGGACGGGAGGTTCTGGATTATTACAGAACCAGGTTCCAATTGGAATTTTGAGAGATGGTAAGCAACATGCAGGAATCACCAACTGTCAGTCAACCGACTTCAGAAAGTTGGATTTTCACTTCAATGCATCGCTTGCTGCTGTCAACTTGGCCAAAGCGGCATGTAAGAGGCTCGGAATAACCTATTCCATATCCTCCTGCAAGTCTTTTATACACAATGCTTATATGCTTGAACGATTTATTTGCGTGTTCGGGATTAACCCAGACATGCAAGTTATTGACAAACTTTTCAAAGAACTCATTTTATTTACTGCCAGAGCCGCTTAGGCGTGGCTATTTTTTAACGAACTATTGAATTTATAAATTCTGACATATTGGCTGAATAAAGATTGCCATAGTTTTCAGCATTATACACCATAACATGGCTTCCGACAGTATTGATGAACAGCCGGTAATAGAGGTCGCGCATAGCCACCTCCTTGTTATCGGTTATTTGTTCGATAAAGGTGGAGGTGAAACGGTTGCTCATCCACACTTTCATCTCTGAGTTGAAGACATCAGCCTTGGATGTTTCGTCGCCGTTGGCCGCAGTGACGAACAGCATCCCGGGGATGCCCTCGCACTGCTTCATCACACCGCCCGAAAAACAAGCCTCCACCATCATGAGAAGTTTACGGTAACGCCTTTTGCGGTTCATATCCTCAAAAACAGAAGACAGTTTATCGCCTGTCATGGCGTAAGCTTCCTCATCCCAACACATGGCCCCCGGCACACCGTGTCCGCTCCAGAAAACGAACAGGTTGTCGTTCTCAGTAGATTCGATTACCGTGGGCAGTTTTTCGCTTTTTTCGCCACTGAGAATGGCAAGTATATCTTTTGTATTCAACGATGACATACGATAATCAATCTCTACATTTTCGTATACATTGTTTCCCCCGATAGTCACCTGTATGACTCCCTTGTTGGGATTTGATATATTATCGGCTATGTCATCCTCGACAATGAGAATGATACGGTCGTCGGTATATCCGGCTTGTCTGAGCTGCTGATAGATAGCGAGCACATCTGCCTGATGGCGGTAATTGGTCCATTCCTTGGAGGAAGCGACAAGGAGTGCCCAGTTGCCGGTATGTGCAGGGTAATTGAATTCTCCTGAATTGTCGAAATCCTGCATCCGGAAGGCTTTCCAGTTCCAACCGGCAAGTGTCGCATCCGTGCGGTTCCCCCCGTCGCTGGTGTTATAGTCAAGGATGATGTACTGTCCGTTGTAAACCTTGAAATTATAGTAAGTGGTGGCAAGTACATTGGTAAACACCTTGGCATCGAACCTTAAATGTCCTGACGCTCCACGGACATAGGGCGACTTTCCGGCAGCGAGCGCATCCACCACAAGCCCCATATCCTCACCTGTCCAGCTGCCCATGTTCAAGCCTTCACCCGAAACAACGGCCCTTAATGATTTCTGTAACGACAACTCCGGTCTGAACTGCTGGTACCATGCGGCATAGCCGATGAGCATAGCGGCATCGTAGAGCTGAGATTCTCCAAGAGTAGGCGTAGCATTGAAAAAGGTCCTGTAACTTACGTCAAACCCCGACTCAGGGTCGGCACCAAATGCGACTCCCTCTATGCCTTCGGCGGCATCACCGTGAATCTTGAGTACATCCGCACCGTAGGCGGTATCCGAAAACAACATCCGCGGTACACTGCGCCCGTTCAGACTTTGTGCTTTATGCGCTTCAAGCATCGGCTTCATCTCTTCTATTTCAGAGGGGATACATATCACATACTCTGCACCTGACTGCATGGCTTGGCGAGACACATCAGCTATATTGTCAGAGGTGTAAGCATAGCATCCCATGTTTTCCAAGCCCAGTTCGCGTGCTTGAAATGCGAACCAGTCAATGAACGTTTGTCCGTAACCGTCGTTCTCCTTGACCAAAAGTGCCACACTTTTACCCTCATAGTTAATCACCTTGGAGAGAAGCACCTCACATTGCGTAATGTCGGTCTCGGTCATCGCCCAAAGATAGCCTGTCGATGCGTATGCACGAACCAGTTGTTCGGCGGTGGCGAGAGTGAAGAATGTTTTGCCCACAATAGTCAGTTCCGCCGCGAGGATTGCCGCATTGGAAGAATACAGCCCGCCGATTACGGCATACACCTCGTCGTTGAATGCCAGCGACCGGGCAAGTTCCCGCACATCGGTCTTTGCCTCATCGTAGTATTCAAACTTTAACCTTATACCCGCTTCGTGGTTCTTGAATGCACGCTCAAAGTTGGTTGTAAACATTCCCAATGTCCTTTTCCAATGCACATCAAGCCCTTTCTCCATGGGAAGCACCACGGCAACAACCTTCTCTGTCCACTGCTTGTTGTCAGGAGACAGGGAAGGCTCATCGTCCGAACAGCTCCACAGACCAATCAGGCAGAGGAGCGGTGCAATAAGTTTAATAACCACTTGTTTCATAATACTCTTTCTCAAAAATCATAGCCTGAGGGCGCATTCCATTGACTAAGCTGCTGAAATCATTCACGTATCGGGGTGCGACCAGCCAGTCGGCATACCCGCTTTCAAGACCGTAAAGTTGGTTCTCCGGCATATCCCCTGTGACGACCCATTCCGTCAGATACCTGTAAATCAATTGGTCAATATGCTTAATGACCGAACCCGTAATCCGGTTGGAGAGGCTTGACTGATCGATGTCCATACCTGCAAGGTACGGTGAGACCTCAAATTCACGGGAGTAGCGGTATATACCGGCGTTGGAGCCACCTGCCACCGGAAAGATGAAGTCGTAATCAACCGCCCAATCGCTCATTTTCCGGTAAGCGAGCGAAGCCGACACATATCCCGTCCAATCATCCGCCAGATACTCCACATCGCAGTCGCTGCCATAGCCTGCAATAAAACCGTCCTTGGCTATGTTGATGGGGCTGTCGGTATTATTGGCAAGCAGCACCAGAGGTGTCATCTCAGAACATTTTCTTGCACATACTCCTGCAAGGTATGAAGCCCCGAACATCGAAATCTGGAAGGTATGGATGTTCTCGTCCTTATACTGTTTCCGGCTTTCAAAAAGCAGAATACTTTTGTTGGGTGTCAAGTCGTGTTCTGCCAGATAAAGTTCCGCCATTGGCTCATAATCACTGCTACCCAATACAAAAAGCACGGGTATGCTGCTTTGGGGACGTTCAAGCCAGTCCGCAAAAATTTTCTCAGCCTCTTGCAGGGATTCCGGGGAGTAGATATAGATGTCTATATCTCCGTTTTCCATCTTGAATCTCTGAACACCCTCAAGTATACGGTCATTATAGCTCATGTCACCCAATCCCCCCGGAGAGAAGAGAAAAACAATCTGTGGTGCCGGAGATTCCGGCTCCAACTCATCGGTATGATTACAGGATGACAACGCTCCTGTTACCAGGAACGTTGTCATTGCCAAGATAGCGCGGAAAGTATTGTGCATACTAATCAAACTTATGACCACATTCGGAGCATGTATATGGTCCGGATGCAAATGTTTTCCACTTATGACCACAATTGGGACATTTTTCAGTCCATCTTGCCGGGAAGTATTGGTCTATAGCAAGATTATCCCCGTCCATGTATTCCTCCGGAACGATTACGACTGTCATGTCCGGTTCTTTGAAATTCTTGAGAGCATTGAACGAAACGGTGTAAAAGATACTTTCGTCCGAACCGGGTGTGAGTGAGATTCTGCCGCAGTTGTCAGGGAGTTTGACAGTGCGTTGCTTTACGTCCCACTGATCGAGAATGAACTTCTCACACACTCCATGGGCAGCCTCCTTTGAGTCTGCTACCAATATAAACCGGGCAGCATCATCCTTTTTCTGATAGAGATTTCCGGCATCAGCTTGGTCGACTATTATCTTGTCGATATTCTCCAACATTTTTTCTCCAAACGGTCCTTGTGGCTCATCGTCGTTGCTGTAAGCAGTGAAAGCGAGCATTGCCATCACTGAAGCAAACATGATTGTTAAAAATTTCTTTACCATAACAAGTTGTTTTTTAATTGATTGTTACCCGTTGGCGGAATTAATTTAAGTTGATAAAGATGAGTAAAAAGTTGCACATATCGTTGATTTTTAGTAACTTAGCGACAATCAAACATTAAGTTCAAACCATCGTATGTACAACCTTTATACAAAATTCGTCAAAATACTTGAGATATGCAAGCAATTCTCTGAAAATCTCGTCAATGAATCGGGTAATGTTCCACGCCGTGGTCCTGTTCCTAAGTTTTCTGACTTGGAAGTAGTGGCACTGTCCCTGACAGCAGAGACAGAGAGCATTGATAGTGAGAAGTGGTTGTTCGACTATAAATTGCAAGAGTACAAGGACTGCATTCCCAATCTCATATCAAGGAGACAGTTCAATGACCGCAGGAAGAAAACTGCAGGCTTGTGTGAGGAACTGCGCAAAAGGGTTGCCATGGAAATGGATGGTGGAGAGGAACAATTCTTTGTTGACTCCAAGCCAATAGAGGTCTGTAGGGTTGCAAGAGGGAAACGATGCAAGATGGGACGTACCGGTGATTTCTCGCAAGCTCCAGACTTCGGTTTCTGCGCTTCGCAGAACACGTATTATTTTGGTTATAAGTTACACGCTCTCTGTTGGTTATGTGGAGTTATCCATTCCTATGATCTCTCAAAGGCAAGTGCGGCTGATCTCCATTATATGAAGGATGTGAAACATGCTTATCACGACTGTAGCATCTATGGCGACAAAGGGTATATTGGAGCTGATGTACAGCTTGACTTGTTCGAAACCGCACACATAAGACTGGAGTGTCCGTATCGGCTCAACCAGAAGGACTGGAAGCCGACATTCATTCCGTTTGCAAAGGCAAGAAAGAGGATTGAGACAATATTCTCACAACTTACAGACCAGTTCTTGGCCATCAGAAACTATGCGAAAATAACGAATGGTTTGTTTGCCAGAATCATCGGCAAAATTAGTGCACTTACCATTCTGCAATACGTAAACTTCATCAACAACAAGCCCATTGGCAGAATTAAGTATGCACTAAATTAATTCCGCCAACGGGTATAATTTTTAGTTTATATCCAATTATTTTTAAATATTTTTTAATCGTTCGATCAATTCATCACCTAAAGCGGTTTTTGCCTTTATGTGTTCCTGGACGGTTTCCACGAAAGGATTATTTTCAAAAGCTCCCCGTACCTGTTCGAAATCGATCTTCTTTTGTTTTTGATTACCGTCGGCTCCGAAACCGGTTTGAGCTGTCATGGAAAATTCTTTTTTCGCATCTTCATAAAGCATTTTATCGAGATTGACCACAGCTTCTTTCCAGGTATTCACTATCCGGATCACATCCCCGGCTGTGATACTTTCAGGTGTGACCCGGTACCAGGGTTGCATGACTTCCCAAGCCCAGGTCCATTCGAGTTGATAATAGTCGGCATGAAGTTGGCGGAAAGTATCCGTGATCTGTCCGACAGATTCGATCTCTCCGTTTTCTATCCGGCGGATCAGGCGGATGATCCCTTGTTGGGGGACGATCAGACCGGAAAGGTCTACCCATTCGCCGCTACCTTCTGTCCGGGTAGGGGCCAGGCGCTGGCGGATCTCTTCGTTGTTGTGAAATGTCAGGTTTTCCAGCCTTTTAATGATCGAGTTCCCTAGAAATTTGTTGATAGCCATGGAATAATATTGGATACCTTTTTTCAGGGAATTACTTTTGATGTGTGCACTTTGGTATGAATATTCTTCCGAAGTTTCACCGGACACCTGTTGCAGGGTGCGGAGTACTTCTATACCGCTCAGCATTTTCTGAATGGTATAGGGACTGAGCAGGTTAAAATTGATATAATCGAGTTGATGGCTGTCTTTGCGTTTGTCACGTTTGGGCCATTTCTGAGCATCCCGGATCGTACCGACACTCCTTAGATTGACTGCCGGTACCAGATAAGTCTGGTTATTTTGTTCGATCAGATAGGAAAAAGGCAGGTCCGAAGTATCCGGATGGCTGACATGTCGCCCCATAATCAAAGAAAAAGCCCCGATTTTCGCCGGCCAGAGTATATAAGAATCACTGGTTGTTTTCGAACCGCGTTCGACGATACCTTGGTGGATGGGTCCCAATTTATAAAGATGATTGCTTTGGTTTGAACCACTACCGGCATTCAGAAAAGAGAACATACCGGCGATCAACAGACTGGATTTATGCATGGTCACCGTATAAGGACCGGCAAATACGGCACAAGCCTCTCCGTTTTCTCCCTGGCAATTGCTGAAGAATAGAGAATCATGAGCTGAGAACAGATGGCCTAAATGACAGGCTTGCCCGATGAAACACCGTACTAAAGCTGCTCCGTCGTTGATACAGGTGCCCGAAGAAAAAATGAAATCTTCAGCCATCACATTATGACCGATAAATACCGGTGCTTCTGCATTACTGTTGATGGAACCGTTTTTCAAACGGGATGTACCTTCGATGGTCGTGTAATCGCCTATGCAGACGTTACGGATCGTTCCGGTGTTGATGATTCGTACGTGATTACCGATTTTTCCTTCTGTCGAGGACACTTGCTCGGTATATCGTTCGATCAGTGCCTTGAGACGCTCGGTCAGGACAGGGAAATGGCGGTATAGGGCGATAATATAAGCCAGATGGGCCGATAATTCATTGAAAATAGGTACTTCCCGTCCTCCGGTTTCATTCAATACAGCCACTAAAGTTCCGTTTCCAAAGGACGAACGTCCTTCCGTTACGATCAGATTGGCATTCTGTATAAAACAATTTTCTCCGATCCGGTAGTTGGCGATATAATTGGGGATATTTTCGATCAGGACATTATTACCCACCCGACAGTTGTGTAAGGTGACATTGAACAAACCGGCATGTCTGGGGAGTCCTCCCTCTAAAATGAACTCGTAATCGAATATGCCTAGTTCGATATCTCCTGAAAAACGGACATTTTGTATATAATCGGTTTTAAATCCGGAAGCAACTTTTACACGTTGCCAATCTGTCGAACTGCAGCCTTGTGCTTGCAGCCGGGTGATTTCCTCTTGGGTCAGATTTCTCGATACCATACGATTTTGTTATTTTATCTGAATGCAAAGATATACTTTTTGCATCAATATTTATCCGGTGGATAGAAACGGTCGGGGAAATGAATGAACGCTTAAAAATAAATAGAAGTTTGTTTGGTTAAGTGGTTTGTAATCAGTGTGATGGAGTGTGAATAGCCTGAAGAAACGAATATTTTTTGCTTTTCAATAAGAAAAAAGTAATTATATTTGTTCGGTTTTACGGAAGTGATCCTAAGGAGACTTTCAGTGCTGATACCGTGGTTTTAAATATCCTGAGGTCTGAAATTGATTATTATTTTTAGCTTCGTCGGTAAAAGTTGTGCAACGTGAATGAATAAAGAAATCCTTTTTGAAGATATCAGGTGTGGGAATTTGAGTGCTTTTGAGGCATTATTTCGGCAGTATTATCCCTCTATGTGTGTGATTGCCGGAAAATTGGTCGCTAACAGGGAAGTGGCAGAGGATATTGTACAGGATGTTTTTATCCGTTTATGGGAAAAAAAGGCGGAATATGACAAAATACCGGATTTCAGGACTTTTCTTTACGTTGCAGTGCGTAATCTTTGTTATAATTACCTGAGAGATAAAAAGAAAACGATCGATTTTTCCCAGATCGAACTGTCTGATAAACAACTTTCTTTTCAAGAACAACTGATACAGGAAGAAACATATCGCTTGATCTCTAATGCAATTGCGGAATTACCTGTACAAAGTGGAAAAATTATGCGGCTGGCTCTCGAGGGAAAGCAAAATAAAGAAATCTCGGAAATATTGGGAATCGCAGTTACTACTGTAAAAACCCTGAAATACAACGCACTGAAAATGTTGAAAAATTCCCTGAAAGGTTATTTCCCCGTGTTGTTGTATATTTTATTCCGGAAAAAATAAAAAAAATGATTCCCATTCATCCTTTTACAATCTTTGTGTGTTCTTAGGACAGAATCTTGAATGTACAATGAAATGGAGTATCAGGAAGAATACCGGATGGCAGATCTGATCAGAAGACAGTGGTTAGGTATTATCACCGCTGAAGAGCAGGCAGAACTGGAAGCTTGGAGCTTACAAGAGGAGCATGCCCGTCTTTATGCAAAAATCAGGAACCAGGCCGAGTTGCAAAAGAGAAATTTATATGTGGACGGATTGGATGTAGACGGAGTGTGGCATAAACTTCGGGAACAGATTGCTGACGTTCCTGTACGAAAACGCCGTTTCTTCACCCGTTACCGGGTGGTAGCCTGTCTGCTGTTATTGATCGGTGTCGGGACTTTACTGGTGTATAACCGGTATAGCCGTTTGCAGCCTTCAGACTTATTGGTCCAGTCCATTCATCCGGGATCTTCGAAAGCAGTTCTGATTACGAACGAAGGCAAACAGATTATTTTGCAGGATTCCCTGAACCAGGAAATTCAGGTGGATGAATCGGTGACTGTAAAGAATACCGGTCTGTTGGCGGAATATTGTCTGCAAGATTTACAGGCCGCAGAACAGGCCGAAATCAAGTACAATACGATCGTTGTACCCCGTGGTGGGGAATATGAAGTTCGGCTACCGGATGGGAGCTATGTGTGGATGAATGCTGATTCGGAAATTCGTTTTCCGGTCGTATTTACGGGGCAGACCCGGCAGGTCAGTTTAAAAGGAGAGGCTTATTTTAAAGTGGAAAAAGATAGCTTGCATCCTTTTATCGTGAATGTATACGATAAATTGAAAGTAGAGGTATTGGGGACAGAGTTCAATGTGCAGGCTTATTCGGGGGATGAGGTGGTAAAAACGACGCTGAATTGTGGAAAAGTCAGGGTTATGATGGGGAAGGAAGCTTTGGAACTGGCACCTGATCAACAGGCAGTCTGTGACTTACGGCATCGGAGATTTCACAAAATAGAGGTGAATGCAAACTATTTTTCGGCTTGGAAGGACGGTAAATTTATTTTTGAAGATGAACCTCTGGAAAATATTTTGAACAGTCTGGCCCGGTGGTATAATATTTCTGTTTTTTATCAAAACGAGGAACTCAAAAATTTTCATTTTACCGGAGATTTGGAGAGGTACGATGATTTTTCCGTCGCTTTGCGGATGTTGGAAAAAGCCACTAATATACGGTTTCTGGTGACCGGTCGCACTGTCGTAGTTCAAATAATATAACAATTACCTGATATAATGATGAATGGGGGTGAGAAAGCGGCTTACCCGGCTTTTTTCATGTCTTAACTTAACTAAAATAATCAGCTTATTTATGGGAGAAACAATCGTAGAAGCCCGGCACTTATCGCATCGTTATGCAACACAGTGGGCTATTCAAGACATTAATTTCGAAATCAGTCAGAGGGGGATTTTGGGGTTATTGGGTTCTAACGGAGCAGGTAAATCGACGACGATGAATATTATCTGTGGGGTTTTGAATCAGACCGAAGGGGAGGTTTTTATCAACGGTATCAATTTGAGGACCGATCCGGTAGAGGCCAAGAAGTATATCGGTTTTTTACCGCAACGGCCACCTTTATATCCGGAATTATCCGTTGATGAATACCTGACTTATTGTGCCCGTCTGCGGCTGATGGACGCCCGGGAAATCCGGCAGGCAGTAGATACGGCCGAAGCTAAATGCGGCATTACACATTTTAAAAAGCGGTTGATCGGAAATTTGTCCGGGGGTTATCAGCAACGGGTGGGAATTGCACAGGCAATCGTTCATAATCCGCGCTTTGTGGTACTGGACGAACCGACTAACGGGCTCGATCCGGTGCAGATCGTAGAGGTCAGACACCTGATTAAGGAGATCGCTGCTGAACGGGCAGTTATGCTTTCTACCCATATCTTGTCGGAAGTACAGGCCACCTGTGATAAGATCAAAATGATAGAACACGGTCATATGATTTTTTCGGGTACGATGGAAGAATTTAATAATTATGTAGAACCTTGTTCTTTTTTGGTGACTTTCGGTAATCCGCCGGCTCCGGAAGAATTGAAAAAT
Coding sequences within it:
- a CDS encoding ABC transporter ATP-binding protein, whose amino-acid sequence is MGETIVEARHLSHRYATQWAIQDINFEISQRGILGLLGSNGAGKSTTMNIICGVLNQTEGEVFINGINLRTDPVEAKKYIGFLPQRPPLYPELSVDEYLTYCARLRLMDAREIRQAVDTAEAKCGITHFKKRLIGNLSGGYQQRVGIAQAIVHNPRFVVLDEPTNGLDPVQIVEVRHLIKEIAAERAVMLSTHILSEVQATCDKIKMIEHGHMIFSGTMEEFNNYVEPCSFLVTFGNPPAPEELKNIDGISEVEPLTLREYRVYFTAPAGITQQVIARSVEKGWQLEEICLERESLDTIFARLSKNSK